The proteins below are encoded in one region of Peptoniphilus sp. GNH:
- the gatB gene encoding Asp-tRNA(Asn)/Glu-tRNA(Gln) amidotransferase subunit GatB, with the protein MKYKSIIGLEIHVELATETKAFCSCKNEFGAEPNTRTCPVCLALPGAMPVLNKKVLEYSVMAGLAFSSKINNISRFMRKNYFYPDLTKGFQISQTDKAICKGGHISIDTDDGPKDIRLIQVQMEEDTGKSMHMDEDTLLNYNRAGVPLIEIVTEPDLSSGKEARAFLEKLKATLKYLGISDCRMEEGSLRCDVNVNVKDLETGERTAITEVKNLNSFRGVEKAIDYEINRQIDLLKNNKKELRTTRRWDDQKEETLIMRIKYTESDYRFAPEGDLPPVMISNSEIEAIKNKMPELPWEKKIRFKNTYGLSDYDASVLTSTKDFADYFEDLAKNFKDYNLLSNWLLGEVLRRAEKDEDQNPILDFKFEKEALLNLLKMISDKKISIGTGKNVFRKMFEEGKDPIAIVEEEGLIQVSDQDEIEKIVDQVLAENPSSIEDFKNGKTRVLGFLVGLVMKSSKGKANPQIANELITEKLKNF; encoded by the coding sequence ATGAAATATAAATCAATTATAGGATTAGAAATTCACGTGGAACTTGCCACAGAAACAAAGGCATTTTGCTCCTGCAAGAATGAATTTGGAGCAGAGCCAAACACAAGGACTTGTCCAGTTTGTCTTGCCTTGCCAGGAGCCATGCCAGTTTTGAATAAAAAGGTCTTGGAGTATTCAGTTATGGCAGGTCTTGCCTTTTCATCAAAAATAAATAATATCTCAAGATTTATGAGAAAAAATTACTTTTACCCCGACCTCACCAAGGGCTTTCAAATAAGTCAAACGGATAAGGCCATATGCAAGGGAGGTCATATAAGTATAGATACTGATGATGGTCCCAAGGACATAAGACTAATTCAAGTTCAAATGGAAGAAGATACTGGCAAGTCCATGCACATGGATGAGGACACTCTTTTAAATTACAATAGAGCTGGAGTGCCTCTTATAGAAATAGTCACAGAGCCTGATTTGTCATCTGGAAAAGAGGCTAGAGCTTTTCTAGAAAAACTCAAGGCCACTTTAAAATATCTGGGGATATCTGACTGCAGAATGGAAGAAGGCTCTCTGAGGTGTGATGTCAATGTAAACGTAAAAGACTTAGAGACTGGAGAAAGAACTGCCATCACAGAAGTGAAGAATCTAAACTCTTTTAGGGGAGTGGAAAAGGCGATTGACTATGAAATAAATAGGCAAATAGACCTTTTAAAGAATAATAAAAAAGAACTTAGGACAACAAGGCGTTGGGATGATCAAAAAGAAGAGACTCTTATCATGAGAATAAAATACACGGAATCAGATTATAGATTTGCACCAGAAGGCGACTTGCCACCTGTCATGATAAGTAATTCTGAAATAGAAGCAATAAAAAACAAAATGCCGGAGCTACCTTGGGAAAAGAAAATCAGGTTTAAAAACACCTATGGACTTTCAGACTATGATGCTTCAGTCTTGACATCGACTAAGGATTTTGCAGATTATTTCGAAGACCTTGCCAAGAATTTTAAGGATTATAATTTGCTTAGCAATTGGCTCTTGGGAGAAGTCCTAAGAAGGGCAGAAAAGGACGAAGATCAAAACCCAATTTTGGATTTCAAATTCGAAAAAGAAGCCCTTTTGAATCTTTTAAAGATGATATCCGATAAAAAGATAAGCATAGGAACAGGCAAGAATGTCTTTAGAAAAATGTTTGAAGAAGGCAAGGACCCTATAGCAATAGTTGAAGAAGAAGGACTAATTCAAGTTTCAGATCAAGATGAAATAGAAAAAATTGTAGATCAAGTCTTGGCAGAAAATCCATCCAGCATAGAAGACTTTAAAAATGGCAAGACTAGGGTTTTGGGATTTTTAGTGGGGCTTGTTATGAAGAGTTCAAAGGGCAAGGCCAACCCGCAAATCGCAAATGAACTTATAACAGAAAAACTCAAAAATTTTTAA
- the gdhA gene encoding NADP-specific glutamate dehydrogenase: MGYIEEIIDKVEKSAPQEKEFHQAVREVLGSLRGVIEENEEEYRKQALLERLVTPERVIMFRVPWLDRNQKVHVNTGYRVQFSSAIGPYKGGLRFHPSVNLSIIKFLAFEQTFKNSLTGIAMGGGKGGSDFDPKGKNDFEIMNFCQSFVNELYRHIGNRLDVPAGDIGVGAREVGYMFGQYKKLANSYEGVFTGKGLSYGGSLARKEATGYGLLYFVERLLKHYKDDLKGKRVVVSGAGNVAIYAIEKAQELGAKVLTASDSNGFIYDEEGIDLDILKDIKEVKKGRVKDYLKYRPKAHYYENEKIYKVKADIALPCATQNEIDLNDAKTIVANGYKMVCEGSNMSTELDAIEYLQKSGIIFGPAKACNAGGVATSGLEMSQNYAGISWSFEEVDKKLKDIMVRICETCLKAAKDNGQEGNLVVGANIAGFSKVAEAMQAQGIC, translated from the coding sequence ATGGGATATATAGAAGAAATAATAGATAAAGTAGAAAAATCAGCTCCCCAAGAAAAAGAATTTCACCAAGCTGTAAGAGAAGTCTTGGGTTCCTTAAGAGGAGTCATAGAAGAAAATGAAGAAGAGTACAGAAAGCAAGCTCTTTTAGAAAGACTTGTGACACCAGAAAGAGTTATCATGTTTAGGGTGCCCTGGCTAGATCGCAACCAAAAGGTTCATGTGAATACAGGTTACAGAGTGCAATTTAGTTCAGCCATAGGACCTTACAAGGGGGGACTTAGATTTCACCCTTCTGTAAATCTTTCAATAATAAAATTTTTGGCATTTGAACAAACTTTTAAAAACTCTCTAACTGGCATAGCCATGGGGGGAGGCAAGGGTGGCTCAGACTTCGATCCCAAGGGTAAAAATGACTTTGAAATTATGAATTTCTGTCAAAGTTTTGTAAATGAATTATATAGACACATAGGAAATAGATTGGATGTGCCAGCAGGAGATATAGGAGTAGGAGCTAGAGAAGTCGGTTATATGTTCGGCCAATACAAAAAACTTGCCAACTCTTATGAAGGAGTTTTCACTGGCAAGGGACTTAGCTATGGAGGCTCTCTAGCTAGAAAAGAAGCAACTGGCTATGGACTTTTGTATTTTGTAGAAAGACTTTTAAAGCATTATAAGGACGACTTGAAAGGCAAAAGAGTGGTAGTCAGTGGAGCTGGCAATGTTGCGATTTATGCAATTGAAAAAGCCCAGGAGCTAGGAGCAAAAGTCTTGACAGCATCTGACTCTAATGGTTTCATATATGATGAAGAAGGGATAGATCTTGACATCCTAAAGGATATCAAAGAAGTGAAAAAGGGAAGAGTAAAGGACTATCTTAAATACAGACCTAAAGCTCACTACTATGAAAACGAAAAAATATATAAGGTAAAGGCTGATATAGCCTTGCCATGTGCAACTCAAAACGAAATAGACTTAAATGATGCCAAAACTATAGTGGCAAATGGCTACAAGATGGTTTGCGAAGGCTCAAATATGTCAACAGAACTTGATGCCATAGAATATTTGCAAAAATCCGGTATAATATTTGGACCTGCCAAGGCTTGCAATGCTGGTGGAGTTGCCACATCAGGTTTGGAAATGAGTCAAAATTATGCTGGCATTTCTTGGAGCTTTGAAGAAGTGGATAAAAAGCTAAAAGATATAATGGTAAGGATTTGTGAAACTTGTCTAAAAGCAGCCAAGGACAATGGACAAGAAGGGAACCTTGTGGTTGGTGCCAACATAGCAGGATTTTCAAAAGTTGCAGAAGCGATGCAGGCTCAAGGAATTTGCTAA